One genomic window of Anaerofustis stercorihominis DSM 17244 includes the following:
- a CDS encoding alpha/beta hydrolase, with the protein MKKKFKIILSFIITSIFIIFLGMSYYIGNQVFLQSTQLTTCESTKEIINNSRRHAKYYNKISSKYIIEPINIISSLDKHKIPADYIYATKLKNKNNKTIILVHGLGGNRYSMYSIAEYFLQKGYNVISYDQRSSNENIAKYTTFGYLEKFDLIDYIDYVKKEAPNKTLGVFGTSCGGATSGLAIGYKDTDDKVDFLILDCPVSSMEWMIENEIKKMNIGIPTSYIMSCGNVVNKIKLGFYYKDAEVPKSISNIKTSTLIINSKKDTTTPYFMGKNIYDSIKSKNKKIWTVDNSEHTKIWFEHNKEYKNKINKFLK; encoded by the coding sequence ATGAAAAAGAAATTTAAAATCATTTTATCATTTATAATAACATCAATATTTATCATATTTTTAGGTATGTCGTATTATATAGGAAATCAAGTATTCTTACAATCTACACAATTGACTACTTGTGAAAGCACAAAGGAAATAATAAATAATTCCAGAAGACATGCTAAATATTATAACAAAATTTCATCAAAATATATTATCGAACCTATAAATATCATTTCATCATTAGATAAACATAAAATTCCGGCTGATTATATTTATGCAACAAAATTAAAAAATAAAAATAATAAAACGATTATATTAGTTCATGGACTAGGCGGCAATAGATACTCAATGTACTCGATAGCAGAATATTTTCTGCAAAAAGGATATAATGTTATAAGTTATGATCAAAGAAGTTCTAATGAAAATATAGCTAAATACACTACTTTTGGATATTTAGAAAAGTTTGATTTAATTGATTATATAGACTATGTAAAAAAAGAAGCACCTAATAAAACTCTTGGAGTTTTTGGAACATCATGTGGTGGTGCAACCTCAGGATTGGCTATAGGTTACAAAGACACAGATGATAAAGTAGATTTTTTAATTTTAGATTGTCCAGTCAGCAGTATGGAATGGATGATAGAAAACGAAATAAAAAAAATGAACATTGGAATTCCAACATCGTACATTATGTCTTGCGGAAATGTTGTAAATAAAATCAAGTTAGGATTTTATTATAAAGATGCAGAAGTTCCAAAGTCAATTTCAAATATAAAAACGTCTACTTTAATAATAAACAGTAAAAAAGACACTACAACACCTTATTTTATGGGAAAAAATATTTATGATTCAATTAAATCTAAAAACAAGAAAATTTGGACAGTAGACAACAGTGAACATACTAAAATATGGTTTGAACATAATAAAGAATATAAAAATAAAATTAATAAATTTTTAAAATAA
- a CDS encoding clostripain-related cysteine peptidase, whose protein sequence is MIYMNGSDLESENKIASEDLQELMSAKIPKGMTILVETGGTKKWHNKNISENHNQIFEIKNGKLNLLKTMPKQSMGDSRTLSSFIDFSLNYKNSKENILVLWNHGGGAIVGFGKDENFKSDTLLLDELKKGFKTAYEKTKKKLDLVVFDACLMSSLETANSIKDYSKYMVASEELVLGYGFDYKKIVGNFNNSNMENIGKVFVDTYYNESKNKKKDNIVTMSFLDLGKVRKLYNNFNEKLKENDIYKNTSNLNNKMLNSIAFGGRTKEEGFSNMVDLSSLAENIFNKSDNKELAENINDVVLYNKNGYINKDACGLSVYFPLNYNNKAIYELKLYHYLSLDNEYYKFLKNYIDNENIKKVSHLYDIKAVNGKNIIYEIKLNNEKKNKPFYLNKDILSVKKIYSKGKLNVYTAPIIYNGKEASLRFEQELATGKINIEGVIMSRGELNLSEKKVLNLKENDEVQILNYEFLEDGEIKKIKGDVLKVTAGTLILQM, encoded by the coding sequence ATGATTTATATGAATGGCTCCGACTTGGAAAGCGAGAATAAAATAGCAAGTGAGGATTTACAAGAATTAATGTCAGCAAAGATACCGAAGGGGATGACAATATTGGTAGAAACCGGAGGGACAAAAAAATGGCATAATAAAAATATAAGCGAAAATCACAATCAAATTTTTGAAATAAAAAATGGGAAGTTAAATCTTCTAAAAACAATGCCAAAACAAAGTATGGGAGACAGCAGAACTTTAAGCAGTTTTATTGATTTTTCTTTAAATTATAAAAACAGCAAAGAAAATATTTTGGTTTTATGGAACCATGGAGGAGGGGCAATCGTCGGATTTGGCAAAGATGAGAACTTTAAAAGCGATACACTGCTTTTGGATGAACTAAAAAAGGGATTTAAAACTGCATACGAAAAGACAAAAAAGAAACTGGACCTTGTAGTTTTTGATGCTTGTTTGATGTCTTCCTTGGAAACCGCAAATTCTATTAAAGACTATTCCAAGTATATGGTTGCAAGTGAAGAGCTTGTTTTGGGATACGGATTTGACTATAAAAAAATAGTTGGGAATTTTAATAATAGTAATATGGAAAATATAGGTAAAGTATTTGTTGATACTTATTATAATGAAAGTAAAAATAAGAAAAAAGATAATATCGTAACTATGTCTTTTTTAGATTTAGGTAAGGTTAGGAAATTATATAATAACTTTAATGAAAAATTAAAAGAAAATGATATTTATAAAAATACTTCAAATTTAAATAATAAAATGCTGAATTCAATTGCTTTTGGGGGAAGAACAAAAGAAGAAGGGTTTAGTAATATGGTCGATTTAAGTTCCTTGGCTGAAAATATTTTTAATAAAAGTGATAATAAAGAATTAGCTGAAAATATAAATGATGTGGTTTTATATAATAAAAATGGATATATAAATAAAGATGCCTGCGGGCTGTCAGTATATTTTCCGCTCAATTATAATAATAAAGCTATTTATGAGCTTAAGTTGTATCATTATTTAAGTTTAGATAATGAATATTATAAATTTTTAAAAAATTATATTGATAACGAAAATATAAAAAAAGTAAGTCATTTATATGATATAAAAGCTGTAAATGGCAAGAATATCATATATGAAATAAAATTAAATAATGAAAAGAAAAATAAACCTTTTTATTTAAATAAAGATATATTAAGCGTAAAAAAAATATATTCAAAAGGAAAATTAAATGTCTATACTGCTCCTATAATATATAATGGTAAAGAAGCAAGTTTGCGTTTTGAACAAGAACTTGCAACTGGTAAGATCAATATAGAAGGTGTCATCATGTCCAGAGGCGAACTTAATTTATCAGAGAAAAAGGTGCTGAATTTAAAAGAAAATGACGAAGTGCAAATATTGAATTATGAATTTTTAGAAGACGGTGAAATAAAGAAGATAAAAGGGGATGTACTTAAAGTAACAGCAGGTACATTAATATTACAAATGTAA
- the pfkA gene encoding 6-phosphofructokinase, producing the protein MKKIAVLTSGGDAPGMNAAIRAVVRAGIYYGFEVYGVYQGYKGLIEDDLEKLDEYSVSDKIQRGGTFLRSARCLEMKTDEGLNKAVNTLHKHGIEGLVVIGGDGSYRGAQKLSRAGINVIGIPGTIDNDISCTEYSIGFDTAVNTAVDAINKIRDTSSSHNRVNVVEVMGRNSGFIALYAGIAAGAEAILIPEKELNLDVVCDRIKKGFALGKYYGLVILAEGVGHYEEFCDVIEKYSGVTTRGTNLGYIQRGGSPSAFDRMLASKMGAMAVECLKDGKTNRCMCYQHGRFLDMEIEEALSMPYSIDEEAKRIAEMIAI; encoded by the coding sequence GTGAAAAAAATAGCAGTTTTAACTAGCGGCGGCGATGCTCCCGGAATGAATGCGGCTATAAGGGCCGTTGTTCGTGCCGGGATATACTATGGTTTTGAAGTTTATGGAGTTTACCAAGGGTATAAAGGATTAATTGAAGATGACTTAGAAAAATTAGACGAATATTCTGTATCGGATAAAATCCAAAGAGGCGGTACATTCCTTCGTTCAGCAAGATGTTTGGAGATGAAAACAGATGAAGGTTTAAATAAAGCAGTCAATACATTACATAAACACGGTATTGAAGGCTTGGTAGTTATCGGAGGAGACGGTTCTTACAGAGGGGCACAAAAGTTGAGCAGAGCCGGGATTAATGTTATAGGTATTCCCGGAACGATTGATAACGATATATCCTGCACGGAGTATTCTATAGGTTTTGATACTGCAGTTAATACGGCAGTAGACGCGATAAATAAAATCAGAGACACATCCTCTTCTCATAACAGAGTAAATGTTGTGGAAGTTATGGGCCGTAACAGTGGGTTTATTGCATTATATGCTGGTATTGCTGCGGGTGCCGAAGCTATTTTGATCCCAGAAAAAGAACTTAATTTAGATGTTGTTTGTGACAGGATCAAAAAAGGTTTTGCTCTCGGTAAATATTACGGATTGGTAATATTGGCTGAAGGTGTGGGACATTATGAAGAATTTTGTGATGTTATAGAAAAATACTCTGGTGTAACAACAAGAGGAACAAACCTTGGATATATACAAAGAGGTGGTTCTCCTTCTGCATTTGACAGAATGCTTGCCAGCAAAATGGGAGCTATGGCGGTTGAGTGCTTGAAAGACGGTAAGACGAATAGATGTATGTGTTATCAGCACGGAAGATTTTTAGATATGGAAATCGAAGAAGCCTTATCTATGCCATACAGTATTGACGAAGAAGCTAAAAGAATTGCAGAAATGATTGCAATATAA
- the pyk gene encoding pyruvate kinase — protein sequence MKKTKIVCTIGPASEDKKVLTHLIASGMNVARLNFSHGDYEEHQGRIDTIKEIRQKLNQPIAILLDTKGPEIRTKKFKDGGVFLKEGSMFTLTVGDELGDENKCSTTYDHLAEELKKGDVVLIDDGLIKLTVREIKGKDVILRVDNGGPVKNHKSINIPGVNIKLPALTEKDTNDLLFGIKNDVDFVAASFIRSKEDVFAIREVLNNNGGEDIHIISKIENRQGVDNIDEIIEASDGIMVARGDLGVEIPAEEVPIVQKDIIKKCNYVGKPVITATQMLDSMINNPRATRAEVTDVFNAIFDGTDAIMLSGETAAGKYPIEAVQTMGIIAESAEGKLASDFRTRSKYINDQSMTSAVSLSTVQIADSLNAKAILTPTSSGYTARRISKYRPNCDIVAYTDKEYVQRRLSLVWGVEAYKIDVFSDVELLYKTIIKSAKDHFHVQNGDMVVITAGIPLGVKGTTNSIRIETVGEHVLKGAGLIRGRVRSGLRIYNKGLSDFKEGEILALTSFDSKAMDLIEKAGGVVYSEKAFPNEVEMKLKGLDIPTLVGVESFEGYEDKEKVTLDASRGILYKIN from the coding sequence ATGAAAAAAACAAAAATTGTTTGTACAATCGGTCCCGCAAGCGAAGATAAAAAGGTATTGACACATTTGATCGCTTCGGGAATGAATGTTGCAAGACTTAATTTCTCTCACGGAGATTATGAAGAACATCAAGGAAGAATTGATACTATCAAAGAAATCAGACAAAAATTAAATCAGCCTATAGCTATTTTGCTTGATACAAAAGGTCCTGAAATCAGGACTAAAAAATTTAAAGACGGCGGAGTATTTTTAAAAGAAGGCAGCATGTTTACTCTTACAGTCGGAGATGAACTCGGAGATGAAAATAAATGTTCCACGACTTATGATCATTTAGCTGAAGAGCTTAAAAAAGGCGATGTAGTACTTATTGATGATGGTTTAATTAAACTAACTGTTAGAGAAATAAAAGGTAAAGACGTAATCCTTAGAGTAGATAACGGCGGTCCCGTTAAAAATCATAAGAGTATCAACATTCCGGGAGTTAATATCAAGCTTCCCGCTCTTACCGAAAAAGATACGAATGACTTATTATTTGGTATAAAAAATGATGTTGATTTTGTAGCTGCTTCTTTCATTAGAAGTAAAGAAGATGTTTTCGCTATAAGAGAGGTCCTTAATAATAACGGCGGAGAAGATATCCATATAATTTCTAAGATCGAAAACAGGCAAGGTGTAGACAATATAGATGAGATCATTGAAGCCAGTGACGGAATAATGGTTGCTAGAGGTGACCTTGGCGTTGAAATCCCTGCTGAAGAAGTGCCTATAGTTCAAAAGGATATTATCAAGAAATGTAACTACGTAGGCAAACCTGTTATTACCGCTACTCAAATGCTTGACAGTATGATAAACAACCCTAGAGCAACAAGAGCTGAAGTAACGGATGTTTTCAATGCTATTTTTGACGGTACGGATGCAATTATGTTATCGGGAGAAACCGCGGCAGGTAAATATCCTATTGAAGCTGTTCAGACTATGGGTATAATAGCTGAATCGGCAGAAGGTAAGTTAGCTAGTGATTTCAGAACCAGAAGTAAATATATAAATGACCAAAGTATGACCAGTGCAGTAAGTCTATCAACAGTACAAATCGCTGATTCTCTAAATGCAAAAGCAATACTTACACCTACAAGCTCAGGTTATACTGCAAGAAGGATCTCAAAATACAGACCTAACTGTGATATAGTGGCTTATACGGATAAAGAATATGTACAAAGAAGATTATCTCTTGTTTGGGGTGTTGAAGCTTATAAGATAGATGTGTTCTCGGATGTGGAATTACTTTATAAAACTATTATCAAGAGTGCAAAAGATCATTTCCACGTTCAAAACGGAGATATGGTAGTTATTACTGCGGGTATTCCTTTGGGGGTAAAAGGAACAACAAACTCTATAAGGATCGAAACTGTCGGCGAACATGTACTTAAAGGTGCAGGACTGATCAGAGGCAGAGTAAGAAGCGGCTTAAGGATTTATAATAAAGGATTATCTGACTTCAAAGAAGGAGAGATATTAGCATTAACTTCTTTTGATTCAAAAGCTATGGATTTAATAGAAAAAGCCGGCGGTGTAGTTTACAGCGAAAAGGCTTTCCCTAATGAAGTTGAAATGAAATTAAAGGGACTTGATATCCCTACATTGGTTGGTGTTGAGTCTTTTGAAGGATATGAAGATAAAGAAAAAGTTACTTTAGATGCTTCAAGAGGTATTTTGTATAAAATCAACTAA
- a CDS encoding YitT family protein translates to MEKGLKKGNILKFLVDMFFVTLACMIMAFAFAAFCIPLDIAPGGFSGLATVIYSFTGAPVGAVSFIMCIPLFVILYKDMGAINFLKTLYGTFAFSFFIDIMTGKFDITNDLFLASVFGGIVFGVGVGLLFKFKGTTGGTELLALLIQKRFPHFTMGNLILILDGMVVLIAGIAFRNFEIMVYSGINIFIATKVIDFIQEGTSYTKAFYIFTSDPKGIRNAIFETLDRGVTFIKAKGGYSNEDKDILLCVVSRMEVAVLRELISDIDPDAFVILAEVSEVLGEGFKGVTEE, encoded by the coding sequence ATGGAAAAAGGTTTGAAGAAGGGCAATATATTGAAATTTTTAGTGGATATGTTTTTTGTGACACTTGCATGTATGATAATGGCATTTGCATTTGCTGCATTCTGTATTCCACTTGATATTGCTCCCGGCGGATTTTCAGGGCTTGCCACTGTCATTTATTCATTTACAGGGGCTCCGGTAGGAGCCGTTTCTTTTATTATGTGTATTCCTCTTTTTGTAATACTTTACAAAGATATGGGTGCAATTAATTTTCTTAAAACTCTCTACGGGACTTTCGCATTTTCATTTTTCATAGATATAATGACAGGTAAGTTCGATATTACAAATGATTTATTTTTAGCTTCAGTTTTTGGAGGTATAGTTTTCGGCGTCGGTGTCGGACTTCTATTTAAGTTTAAAGGTACGACCGGTGGGACAGAATTATTAGCTCTTTTGATTCAAAAGCGATTTCCGCATTTTACTATGGGTAATTTGATTTTAATATTAGATGGAATGGTTGTCTTAATTGCCGGGATTGCTTTTAGGAATTTCGAGATAATGGTATATTCGGGAATAAATATATTTATTGCAACGAAAGTTATCGACTTTATTCAAGAAGGTACAAGTTATACAAAGGCTTTCTATATTTTTACTTCAGACCCTAAAGGCATAAGAAATGCCATATTTGAAACCCTTGACAGAGGGGTTACCTTTATTAAAGCAAAAGGTGGATACAGTAATGAAGATAAAGATATATTATTATGTGTTGTAAGCAGGATGGAAGTTGCGGTCTTAAGAGAGCTTATTTCCGATATTGACCCTGATGCCTTCGTAATATTGGCTGAAGTCAGTGAGGTTCTTGGAGAAGGGTTTAAAGGTGTAACGGAAGAATAA
- a CDS encoding RluA family pseudouridine synthase — MREIIITEEFMDMRLDRFISKVTTLSKGEIQKLLRKKYIKVNGKKQEGSYRTEKLDKVQFFLSDEVFKQDNLHSKLNTNNLNIIYEDKNIILIDKPSGILSQADGSSKEDIVSNLISYLNSKSTGIVTRLDLNTSGIVLAGKNRRALMLLNEMSKNKLIDKRYLTLVRGDFDREGKVTHYGIKDNKENKLILGNKKVDGSFEVSAEFIIKKRYKYHTLLEVRLITGKTHQIRSQLDKMGFPVVGDRKYNKSKQCGNKDDFKINRQFLHCYKLTLKYSEKYKEIVTEDKTFYSDLPKDLKNVLKELGE; from the coding sequence ATGAGAGAAATAATCATAACCGAAGAATTTATGGATATGAGATTAGATAGGTTTATATCCAAAGTAACGACCCTTTCAAAGGGCGAGATTCAAAAACTGTTAAGAAAAAAATATATTAAAGTTAATGGTAAAAAGCAAGAAGGCAGCTATAGAACCGAGAAACTGGATAAAGTCCAGTTCTTTTTATCTGATGAAGTATTTAAACAAGATAATTTACATAGTAAATTAAATACTAATAATTTAAATATCATATATGAAGATAAAAACATTATACTTATCGATAAACCATCAGGTATACTTTCACAAGCAGACGGAAGCAGTAAAGAAGATATTGTGAGTAATCTTATTAGCTATTTAAACTCAAAATCTACGGGTATTGTTACAAGGCTTGATTTAAATACAAGCGGTATAGTACTGGCGGGAAAGAATAGAAGAGCTTTAATGCTTTTAAATGAGATGTCTAAAAATAAATTGATCGATAAAAGATATTTAACCTTAGTACGGGGTGACTTTGACAGAGAAGGTAAAGTTACGCATTATGGGATTAAGGATAATAAAGAAAATAAATTGATCCTTGGAAATAAAAAGGTTGATGGTTCTTTTGAAGTAAGTGCAGAATTTATAATAAAAAAGAGATATAAATATCATACTTTGCTTGAGGTAAGGCTTATTACCGGAAAGACGCATCAAATACGTTCCCAGCTGGATAAAATGGGTTTTCCGGTAGTAGGGGATAGGAAATATAATAAATCCAAACAATGCGGGAATAAAGATGATTTTAAAATAAACAGACAATTTCTTCATTGTTACAAACTGACATTAAAATATAGTGAAAAATATAAAGAGATCGTTACGGAAGATAAAACTTTTTATAGTGACCTACCAAAGGACTTGAAAAATGTTTTAAAAGAATTAGGTGAGTAA
- a CDS encoding immunoglobulin-like domain-containing protein: MNNNKKLIIGIVIICFVLLIFIGFKKDGKEKISIVSKDIEAGKNIDVSEFVKLKDKYKDTYVIEPLNKKVNCLEVGKKTISYILREKGSTDKEEVKVDFNVVDTTPPVIKELDILSIPFKSKFNITKFIEAEDNIDGKLSEDKIKVEGNVDTTKIGKYNIKVTAEDSSGNKAIKDMEIKVIRPYIAIEKIKGLEGKYINKSKNLVLSFYDNYGRASYSFGETGDSLNYSGHVSSMQKKGNEITLLVSYDTSDWQNGEKPDYEFAEMKLYRTGNDLRLQRFLDYKNIDLSYAGKSWNDVKNSFNIN; this comes from the coding sequence ATGAATAATAATAAAAAACTTATTATAGGTATAGTTATAATTTGTTTTGTCTTATTAATATTCATCGGCTTTAAAAAAGATGGAAAAGAAAAAATATCAATTGTAAGTAAGGATATTGAAGCAGGAAAAAACATAGATGTCTCCGAGTTTGTAAAATTAAAAGATAAATACAAAGATACATATGTAATAGAACCTTTGAATAAAAAAGTAAACTGTTTGGAAGTCGGTAAAAAAACGATAAGTTATATATTAAGAGAAAAAGGAAGTACAGACAAAGAAGAGGTAAAAGTTGATTTTAATGTAGTCGACACGACTCCTCCCGTAATAAAAGAATTAGATATACTCAGTATTCCTTTTAAAAGCAAATTTAATATCACTAAATTCATCGAAGCTGAAGATAATATAGACGGGAAGTTATCCGAGGATAAAATAAAAGTAGAGGGAAATGTTGATACGACTAAAATAGGTAAGTATAATATTAAAGTTACTGCCGAAGATTCCAGCGGGAATAAAGCAATAAAGGATATGGAAATAAAGGTAATAAGGCCTTATATTGCAATTGAAAAAATAAAAGGACTTGAAGGAAAGTATATCAACAAGAGTAAAAATCTGGTATTGAGTTTTTATGACAACTACGGAAGAGCAAGCTATTCTTTTGGTGAGACCGGAGATAGTCTAAATTACAGCGGGCATGTAAGCAGTATGCAAAAAAAGGGTAATGAAATTACATTACTTGTAAGTTATGATACTTCGGATTGGCAAAACGGAGAAAAGCCGGATTATGAATTTGCTGAAATGAAATTATATAGAACCGGTAATGATTTAAGACTTCAACGTTTTTTGGATTATAAGAATATTGATTTATCATATGCCGGGAAAAGCTGGAATGATGTAAAAAATAGTTTTAATATAAATTAA
- a CDS encoding bactofilin family protein — protein sequence MGIFSGKNQEELSNNDSGKAKSFLGLIKGNLITKNTIVQGSINTKDDITVLGGVKGSINSTKNVEVGGVIKGDIEAEDSINLESNAILLGNLKASNIKIDKGAMIKGKIEIIRDAILSSDLFEMEEEFTDLEQFIADESYEDESTNEEE from the coding sequence ATGGGTATTTTCTCAGGGAAAAATCAAGAAGAACTCAGTAATAATGACAGCGGCAAGGCTAAGAGTTTTTTAGGTCTTATTAAGGGAAACTTGATTACAAAAAATACAATCGTTCAAGGATCGATAAATACTAAAGATGATATAACCGTCTTGGGAGGCGTAAAAGGCTCCATCAATTCTACTAAAAATGTAGAAGTCGGCGGGGTTATAAAGGGAGATATAGAAGCAGAAGACTCTATAAATCTTGAAAGCAATGCAATTTTACTCGGTAATCTAAAAGCTTCCAATATTAAAATCGATAAAGGGGCAATGATAAAGGGTAAAATAGAAATCATTAGGGATGCAATTTTAAGTTCTGATTTATTTGAAATGGAAGAGGAATTTACGGATTTGGAGCAGTTTATTGCAGATGAATCCTATGAAGATGAAAGTACTAATGAAGAAGAATAA
- a CDS encoding lactate utilization protein gives MDYNESIKKINKQKILTTIDALKRNNMDARYFESKEELLNAVKEMVPEGSTTALGGSYTIKQIDGLTELIKSYDFKDRKKEGSTKEEKRQIAMEANFVDYYFMSSNAITVKGELYNVDGTGNRVSALIYGPDNVVVIASPNKIVSDVDAAIDRVKEQTAPMNCERLNMDTPCRKLGRCANCRSMDKICIFYTLTGFQRNKDRIKVFFVNDDSLGL, from the coding sequence ATGGATTATAATGAAAGTATTAAAAAAATAAATAAACAAAAAATACTTACGACTATTGACGCTCTTAAAAGAAACAACATGGACGCAAGATACTTTGAAAGTAAAGAAGAATTATTGAATGCAGTAAAAGAAATGGTTCCCGAAGGTTCCACTACTGCCCTCGGCGGTAGTTACACGATCAAACAGATCGATGGATTGACAGAACTGATCAAAAGCTACGACTTTAAAGACAGAAAAAAAGAAGGCTCTACCAAAGAAGAAAAAAGACAGATAGCAATGGAAGCAAACTTTGTTGATTACTATTTCATGAGCTCTAACGCCATAACAGTAAAAGGAGAGCTGTATAATGTTGACGGTACGGGAAACAGAGTATCAGCACTTATATATGGTCCCGACAATGTGGTGGTTATAGCGAGCCCAAACAAAATAGTATCGGATGTCGACGCAGCTATAGACAGAGTTAAAGAACAAACCGCTCCGATGAACTGTGAAAGACTGAATATGGATACACCATGCAGGAAATTAGGCAGATGTGCTAACTGCAGGAGTATGGATAAGATTTGTATATTCTATACACTTACAGGTTTCCAAAGAAACAAAGACAGAATAAAAGTATTCTTCGTAAACGATGATAGTTTGGGACTATAA